A window from Triticum aestivum cultivar Chinese Spring chromosome 6D, IWGSC CS RefSeq v2.1, whole genome shotgun sequence encodes these proteins:
- the LOC123143935 gene encoding F-box/FBD/LRR-repeat protein At2g04230 isoform X1, with the protein MVNDSCPKQEDNGDDRLSNLPEHILLTIIDRLDIREAARTSVLSGRWRHLPAMLSRLVINVWDFLDPFNCNNDEIVRGSKAVVKVTKSILGRRDLSRNTIQFLCMTFILREDDPISIGHAVAHAMATQKVEIAEFTIFCDDDDLVIYGRRFMLFFDACPNAFGGLTRLNLENLRFGESDIPNVLNTCKRLNHLRLFYCDSGSCTVLKVEHAQLSELAIVNCSFERVELNSFPKLIRIIFEGWISFEDPLSFGDVLLLDTVSLTNVSLSWHKMIKLSKFLRRTPSVKRLKLGFNSEKIWVQPECLTERLAYVFHQLRFVNLSNMPEGYDLTWTLFILKAAPNLKELYMSVWDHLCEMKTDAKERKSLSYSENKGAEWESSAIAFQHQSLVTLAIFGFRARDYMMNYVRRVMETAVNLKAVFLYDRLTCDKCRSILSRFPPKWKQDCVEKFITNGIKSSAIMQFQTIAI; encoded by the exons ATGGTG AATGACAGTTGTCCGAAGCAGGAAGACAATGGAGACGACAGGCTCAGCAACTTGCCTGAGCATATTTTGCTTACCATCATTGATCGACTTGATATCCGCGAGGCTGCAAGAACCAGTGTCCTTTCTGGGCGGTGGCGGCACCTCCCTGCTATGCTCTCTCGACTTGTGATAAATGTTTGGGACTTCTTAGACCCGTTCAATTGCAACAATGATGAAATTGTTCGGGGTAGCAAAGCTGTGGTTAAAGTGACAAAGAGCATCCTGGGACGCAGAGATTTAAGCCGAAATACCATCCAGTTTCTGTGCATGACGTTCATCTTGAGAGAAGATGACCCAATATCCATCGGGCATGCTGTTGCTCACGCCATGGCAACCCAGAAGGTTGAGATAGCTGAGTTCACAATATTTTGTGATGATGATGATCTGGTCATCTACGGGCGACGATTCATGCTGTTCTTTGATGCATGTCCAAATGCATTTGGTGGTCTCACACGCCTTAACCTAGAGAATCTGAGATTTGGTGAATCAGACATCCCTAACGTCCTCAACACTTGCAAACGTTTGAATCATCTACGACTGTTCTATTGTGACTCAGGAAGTTGTACCGTGCTGAAAGTTGAGCACGCACAACTCAGTGAGCTCGCTATTGTTAATTGTTCTTTTGAAAGAGTTGAGCTCAACTCATTTCCGAAACTCATACGCATCATCTTTGAGGGTTGGATCTCTTTCGAAGATCCACTATCTTTTGGTGATGTCCTGTTGCTTGATACTGTAAGCCTCACAAATGTCAGTCTTAGTTGGCACAAGATGATCAAGTTAAGCAAGTTTCTTAGGCGTACTCCATCTGTGAAACGCTTGAAACTGGGATTTAATTCTGAAAAG ATTTGGGTTCAACCAGAATGTTTGACGGAAAGGCTGGCATATGTGTTCCACCAATTAAGGTTTGTGAATCTAAGTAATATGCCTGAGGGGTATGATCTCACCTGGACATTGTTCATACTTAAAGCCGCGCCGAACCTGAAGGAGCTGTACATGAGT GTATGGGATCATCTGTGTGAAATGAAAACAGATGCAAAGGAGAGGAAGTCACTCTCGTACAGTGAGAATAAGGGTGCAGAATGGGAATCATCTGCAATTGCTTTCCAGCATCAGAGTCTGGTCACGCTTGCCATCTTCGGGTTCCGAGCTCGAGACTACATGATGAACTATGTCAGGCGTGTCATGGAAACAGCCGTCAATCTAAAGGCTGTGTTCTTGTATGATCGGTTAACGTGTGACAAGTGCCGCAGCATCCTGTCGCGGTTTCCGCCTAAGTGGAAGCAGGACTGTGTGGAGAAGTTTATCACAAATGGGATCAAGTCGTCTGCCATAATGCAATTCCAGACCATCGCTATTTAA
- the LOC123143935 gene encoding F-box/FBD/LRR-repeat protein At2g04230 isoform X2: MQNDSCPKQEDNGDDRLSNLPEHILLTIIDRLDIREAARTSVLSGRWRHLPAMLSRLVINVWDFLDPFNCNNDEIVRGSKAVVKVTKSILGRRDLSRNTIQFLCMTFILREDDPISIGHAVAHAMATQKVEIAEFTIFCDDDDLVIYGRRFMLFFDACPNAFGGLTRLNLENLRFGESDIPNVLNTCKRLNHLRLFYCDSGSCTVLKVEHAQLSELAIVNCSFERVELNSFPKLIRIIFEGWISFEDPLSFGDVLLLDTVSLTNVSLSWHKMIKLSKFLRRTPSVKRLKLGFNSEKIWVQPECLTERLAYVFHQLRFVNLSNMPEGYDLTWTLFILKAAPNLKELYMSVWDHLCEMKTDAKERKSLSYSENKGAEWESSAIAFQHQSLVTLAIFGFRARDYMMNYVRRVMETAVNLKAVFLYDRLTCDKCRSILSRFPPKWKQDCVEKFITNGIKSSAIMQFQTIAI, translated from the exons ATGCAGAATGACAGTTGTCCGAAGCAGGAAGACAATGGAGACGACAGGCTCAGCAACTTGCCTGAGCATATTTTGCTTACCATCATTGATCGACTTGATATCCGCGAGGCTGCAAGAACCAGTGTCCTTTCTGGGCGGTGGCGGCACCTCCCTGCTATGCTCTCTCGACTTGTGATAAATGTTTGGGACTTCTTAGACCCGTTCAATTGCAACAATGATGAAATTGTTCGGGGTAGCAAAGCTGTGGTTAAAGTGACAAAGAGCATCCTGGGACGCAGAGATTTAAGCCGAAATACCATCCAGTTTCTGTGCATGACGTTCATCTTGAGAGAAGATGACCCAATATCCATCGGGCATGCTGTTGCTCACGCCATGGCAACCCAGAAGGTTGAGATAGCTGAGTTCACAATATTTTGTGATGATGATGATCTGGTCATCTACGGGCGACGATTCATGCTGTTCTTTGATGCATGTCCAAATGCATTTGGTGGTCTCACACGCCTTAACCTAGAGAATCTGAGATTTGGTGAATCAGACATCCCTAACGTCCTCAACACTTGCAAACGTTTGAATCATCTACGACTGTTCTATTGTGACTCAGGAAGTTGTACCGTGCTGAAAGTTGAGCACGCACAACTCAGTGAGCTCGCTATTGTTAATTGTTCTTTTGAAAGAGTTGAGCTCAACTCATTTCCGAAACTCATACGCATCATCTTTGAGGGTTGGATCTCTTTCGAAGATCCACTATCTTTTGGTGATGTCCTGTTGCTTGATACTGTAAGCCTCACAAATGTCAGTCTTAGTTGGCACAAGATGATCAAGTTAAGCAAGTTTCTTAGGCGTACTCCATCTGTGAAACGCTTGAAACTGGGATTTAATTCTGAAAAG ATTTGGGTTCAACCAGAATGTTTGACGGAAAGGCTGGCATATGTGTTCCACCAATTAAGGTTTGTGAATCTAAGTAATATGCCTGAGGGGTATGATCTCACCTGGACATTGTTCATACTTAAAGCCGCGCCGAACCTGAAGGAGCTGTACATGAGT GTATGGGATCATCTGTGTGAAATGAAAACAGATGCAAAGGAGAGGAAGTCACTCTCGTACAGTGAGAATAAGGGTGCAGAATGGGAATCATCTGCAATTGCTTTCCAGCATCAGAGTCTGGTCACGCTTGCCATCTTCGGGTTCCGAGCTCGAGACTACATGATGAACTATGTCAGGCGTGTCATGGAAACAGCCGTCAATCTAAAGGCTGTGTTCTTGTATGATCGGTTAACGTGTGACAAGTGCCGCAGCATCCTGTCGCGGTTTCCGCCTAAGTGGAAGCAGGACTGTGTGGAGAAGTTTATCACAAATGGGATCAAGTCGTCTGCCATAATGCAATTCCAGACCATCGCTATTTAA